Proteins encoded together in one Silene latifolia isolate original U9 population unplaced genomic scaffold, ASM4854445v1 scaffold_221, whole genome shotgun sequence window:
- the LOC141638864 gene encoding trans-cinnamate:CoA ligase, peroxisomal-like: MDKLYKREANYTALSPITFLKRASMFYADRTSIIYGEARFTWSQTYDRCRRLASSLHSLGVQKNDVVSVLAPNIPAVYEAHFAVPMAGAVLNTINSMLDANTIKTILQHSEAKILFVDYEYIPKALEALNLLKTDLRLTNKNTSKPPSIIIINEIGYPPYNDEVGTGVRRLHDFASDDSSPPMSNVDYHPLNLKQSNKLDYEKLILLGNPNFVEVKIMDEWDPIALNYTSGTTSAPKGVVYSHRGAYLSTLSMVLGWEMGTEPVYLWSLPMFHCNGWTFTWGIAARGGTNVCIRKTTAFEIYNSIALHGVTHMCCAPVVFNMIREVNRDERVKMRSRVQVLTGGAPPPAALLEEMEGFGFDIVHAYGLTEATGPALVCEWQTRWDNLSQGDKSSLKARQGISVLSVTDMDVKDIKTKESVLHDGKMVGEIVIRGSGMMKGYYKNENATIEAFKDGWFHTGDIGVIHPDGYVEIKDRLKDVIISGGENISSVEVEGVIFRHLKVAEAAVVAMPHPRWGESPCAFVVKKTQDDNVTEEEILAHCRSNLPHFMVPKKVVFQEQLPKTSTGKVQKPILRAMAKEFNVEKSKYQNRPVIMSRL, from the exons ATGGATAAGTTGTACAAACGTGAGGCAAACTACACTGCTTTATCTCCAATTACATTCCTTAAGAGAGCTTCTATGTTCTATGCTGACCGTACGTCTATTATTTATGGTGAAGCAAGGTTCACTTGGTCTCAGACTTATGACCGTTGTCGCCGCCTTGCATCGTCACTTCACTCCCTTGGTGTCCAAAAGAACGACGTT GTATCAGTGTTGGCCCCAAATATTCCTGCAGTATACGAAGCGCATTTCGCAGTACCCATGGCTGGAGCTGTCCTAAACACTATCAACTCCATGCTTGATGCCAACACTATCAAAACCATCCTCCAACACTCGGAGGCTAAGATTCTTTTCGTCGACTATGAGTACATCCCTAAGGCTCTTGAAGCCCTTAATCTTCTCAAAACGGACTTGAGATTAACCAATAAAAATACCTCAAAACCACCCTCAATTATCATCATCAATGAAATTGGGTACCCACCGTACAACGATGAAGTTGGCACGGGCGTACGTCGCTTACACGACTTTGCTAGCGATGATTCTTCTCCCCCTATGTCAAATGTTGACTACCATCCCCTGAACTTAAAGCAGAGCAACAAATTGGACTATGAAAAACTTATCTTGTTGGGAAATCCCAACTTTGTGGAGGTTAAGATTATGGACGAGTGGGACCCAATCGCGCTTAATTACACTTCTGGGACAACCTCTGCACCAAAAGGAGTTGTTTACAGCCACCGTGGGGCGTACCTTAGTACTTTAAGTATGGTGCTTGGTTGGGAGATGGGGACCGAACCAGTTTACCTGTGGTCCTTACCTATGTTCCATTGCAATGGGTGGACTTTCACGTGGGGCATAGCGGCTAGAGGTGGGACTAATGTATGCATCCGTAAGACAACTGCGTTCGAGATTTATAATAGCATCGCATTGCATGGTGTTACACACATGTGTTGCGCCCCTGTTGTGTTCAACATGATTCGTGAAGTGAACCGTGATGAGCGTGTCAAAATGAGGTCGAGGGTTCAGGTCTTAACAGGTGGGGCCCCTCCACCTGCTGCCCTTTTGGAGGAAATGGAGGGGTTTGGGTTTGATATTGTGCATGCTTATGGGCTTACGGAGGCGACAGGGCCCGCCTTAGTCTGTGAATGGCAAACTAGGTGGGATAATTTATCGCAAGGGGACAAGTCATCGTTAAAGGCGCGACAAGGAATTAGTGTACTATCAGTAACGGATATGGATGTTAAGGACATAAAAACAAAGGAGAGTGTCCTTCATGACGGAAAAATGGTAGGAGAAATTGTAATTCGTGGTAGTGGAATGATGAAAGGATACTATAAAAATGAGAACGCGACAATAGAGGCATTCAAAGATGGATGGTTTCACACGGGTGACATTGGTGTTATTCACCCGGATGGCTATGTTGAAATAAAGGATAGGTTAAAAGACGTGATCATATCTGGTGGAGAGAATATTAGTAGCGTTGAAGTGGAAGGGGTGATTTTTCGACATTTAAAGGTGGCTGAAGCAGCCGTGGTGGCAATGCCTCATCCACGGTGGGGTGAAAGCCCTTGCGCCTTCGTTGTTAAAAAGACGCAAGATGACAATGTGACCGAGGAAGAGATATTAGCACATTGTAGGAGTAACCTTCCACATTTTATGGTGCCTAAGAAGGTGGTGTTTCAAGAGCAACTCCCCAAAACTTCTACTGGTAAAGTTCAGAAGCCAATTTTAAGAGCTATGGCAAAGGAATTTAATGTAGAAAAATCAAAATATCAGAATCGACCCGTCATCATGTCACGCTTGTAA